The Nocardioides sp. S5 genome includes a window with the following:
- a CDS encoding cobyric acid synthase: MSALLVAGTTSDAGKTIVTTALCRAYARRGVKVAPFKAQNMSNNSMVCATPDGRGVEIGRAQWIQAVAASVEPEAAMNPVLLKPGGDRRSHVVVMGQPGGSIDSKDFVGGRTHLRDAAYAAFDDLSSRHDLVVAEGAGSPAEINLRAGDYVNMGLAQHGAIATVVVGDIDRGGVFAAMFGTLALLDAADQALVAGFVVNKFRGDVDLLRPGLTELRELTGREVYGVLPWHPDLWLDSEDALDLSGRRASEEETRLRVAVVRFPRISNFTDVDALGIEPGVDVVFASDPRALAGADLVVLPGTRATLADLAWLRSRGLDRAVLDHAAAGKPVLGICGGFQMLGRRILDPAGVEGVAGADVAGLGLLDVTTSFRADKVLRLPVGSALGADAHGYEIHHGRTTRHGGEEFLGGARAGAVLGTMWHGSLEGDALRRALLAEVAAAAGVAYEPSDVSFAEQRERRLDLLGDLAEEHLDLDALLSLARDGAPADMPTLEPGASR, translated from the coding sequence GTGAGCGCGCTGCTGGTGGCTGGGACGACGTCGGACGCCGGCAAGACGATCGTGACGACCGCCCTGTGCCGGGCGTACGCGCGTCGGGGTGTGAAGGTCGCTCCCTTCAAGGCGCAGAACATGTCCAACAACTCGATGGTCTGCGCCACCCCGGACGGCCGCGGCGTCGAGATCGGCCGGGCGCAGTGGATCCAGGCGGTCGCAGCGAGCGTCGAGCCCGAGGCGGCGATGAACCCGGTGCTCCTCAAGCCCGGCGGCGACCGGCGCAGCCACGTCGTCGTGATGGGGCAACCCGGCGGCTCGATCGACTCGAAGGACTTCGTGGGCGGCCGCACCCACCTGCGCGACGCGGCGTACGCCGCCTTCGACGACCTCTCGTCCCGCCACGACCTGGTCGTGGCGGAGGGTGCGGGGAGCCCGGCGGAGATCAACCTGCGGGCGGGCGACTACGTCAACATGGGGCTGGCTCAGCACGGCGCGATCGCGACGGTGGTGGTCGGCGACATCGACCGCGGCGGGGTCTTCGCGGCGATGTTCGGCACGCTGGCGCTGCTGGACGCCGCGGACCAGGCGCTCGTGGCGGGCTTCGTGGTCAACAAGTTCCGCGGCGACGTCGACCTGCTGCGACCGGGACTGACCGAGCTCCGGGAGCTGACCGGCCGGGAGGTGTACGGCGTGCTGCCGTGGCACCCGGACCTCTGGCTCGACTCCGAGGACGCGCTCGACCTGAGCGGTCGGCGGGCGAGCGAGGAGGAGACGCGGCTGCGGGTGGCCGTCGTACGGTTCCCGCGGATCTCGAACTTCACCGACGTCGACGCGCTGGGCATCGAGCCGGGCGTCGACGTGGTCTTCGCCTCGGACCCCCGGGCGCTCGCCGGTGCGGACCTCGTCGTGCTGCCCGGCACCCGCGCGACCCTGGCGGACCTGGCCTGGCTGCGCTCGCGCGGGCTCGACCGGGCCGTGCTCGACCACGCAGCGGCCGGGAAGCCGGTGCTCGGGATCTGCGGCGGCTTCCAGATGCTGGGCCGGAGGATCCTCGACCCGGCCGGCGTCGAGGGGGTGGCCGGTGCCGACGTGGCTGGGCTCGGGCTGCTCGACGTGACGACGTCCTTCCGGGCAGACAAGGTGCTGCGGCTCCCGGTCGGGTCGGCGCTGGGAGCCGATGCCCATGGCTACGAGATCCACCACGGCCGGACCACCCGGCACGGCGGCGAGGAGTTCCTCGGCGGTGCGCGCGCGGGTGCCGTCCTCGGCACGATGTGGCACGGCAGCCTGGAGGGCGACGCCCTGCGCCGCGCGCTGCTCGCCGAGGTCGCCGCAGCGGCCGGCGTGGCCTACGAACCCTCCGACGTGAGCTTCGCCGAGCAGCGCGAGCGACGGCTGGACCTGCTCGGCGACCTCGCCGAGGAGCACCTCGACCTGGACGCGCTGCTGTCGCTGGCGCGTGACGGTGCGCCCGCCGACATGCCGACGCTGGAGCCGGGGGCCTCGCGATGA